The Sorghum bicolor cultivar BTx623 chromosome 6, Sorghum_bicolor_NCBIv3, whole genome shotgun sequence genome contains the following window.
ACGCCGATCGCCGGCCGCACGCCGTGTGCGTGCCGTTCCCAGCGCAGGGCCACGTCACGCCGATGCTGAAGCTGGCCAAGATCCTCCACGGCCGGGGCTTCCACATCACCTTCGTCAACACGGAGTTCAACCACCGCCGCCTGCTCCGCTCCCGCGGCGCCGGCGCGCTCGACGGCCTCCCGGACTTCCGCTTCGCCGCCATCCCGGAGGGTCTGCCCCCGTCCGACGTCGACGCCACCCAGGACGTGCCGTCGCTCTGCCGCGCCACCATGGAGAACTGCCTCCCGCATTTCACGagcctcctcgccgagctcaaCTCCTCCCCGGACGTGCCGCCGGTCACTTGCGTCGTCGGCGACGACGTCatgagcttcaccctggaagcaGCCAGAGACATCGCCGTGCCGTGCGCCCTCTTCTGGACGGCCAGCGTCTGCGGCTACATGGGCTACCGCTATTACCGCGACCTCATGGAGAAGGGCATCTTCCCGCTCAAAGGTTAGCTTACAATTACTGCTCACGTTTTCTAGCCTTGCCCTTCATCGTTGCAGACGCCGAGCAGCTGACGAACGGGTTCTTGGACACGCCGGCGGCGGACTGGGCGCCGGGGATGAGCAAGCACTTCCGGCTCAAGGACTTCCCAAGCTTCATGCGCTCGACGGACCCCGACGAGTTCATGTTCCACTTCGCCCTGAAGGTGACGGAGCAGATAGCCGGCGCGGACGCCGTTGTCCTCAACACCTTCGACGAGCTCGAGCAGGAGGCGCTGGACGCCATGCGCGCCATGATCCCGCCGTCCGCGTCCATCCACACCATTGGCCCGCTCGCCTTCCTCGCCGAGGAGATAGTGGCACCGGGAGGCCCGACCGACGCGCTAGGCTCCAACGTCCAACCTCTGGAAGGACGACGTCTCCTGCTTCGACTGGCTCCACGGCAGGGCGCCCAGGTCGGTGGTGTACGTGAACTACGGCAGCATCACGGTGATGAGCAACGAGGAGCTGGTGGAATTCGCGTGGGGCCTGGCCAACAGCGGCCACGACTTCCTGTGGATCATCCGGCCGGACCTCGTCAACGGCGACGCCGCCGTGCTGCCGCCGGAGTTCCTGGAGACCATCAGGGGCCGCGGACACCTGGCGAGCTGGTGTCCGCAGGAGGCGGTGCTGAGGCACGAGGCGGTGGGCGTGTTCCTGACGCACTCCGGGTGGAACTCGACCATGGAGAGCCTGTGCGCCGGGGTGCCCATGCTGTGCTGGCCTTTCTTCGCGGAGCAGCAGACCAACTGCCGGTACAAGTGCGTGGAGTGGGGCGTGGCCATGGAGATCGGCCACGACGTCCGGCGTGAGGTGGTGGAGGAGAAGATCAGAGAGGTGATGGGTGGGGAGAAAGGAAAGCAGATGCACCGCCGTGCGGTGGAGTGGCAGGAGACTGGTCTCCGCGCGACAAGGTCCGGAGGGCGCTCATACGCCAACCTCGACAAGCTGGTCGCCGACGTGCTCCTCTCGGGTGGCGGCGACAAGAGTTCCTGATAACCCTCAGCAAGGTTTCTTCCTTCCATCAGTGGCCCTTCCCAGCACGCACCGCCACCGTCCAGTGCGTTTAATTTCGTCGTTCCTACTGAACACATCAATGGTAGCTATCCCTCTATCGTCATTTGTATTTTGTCGCGTGTGAATCTCGAAGCATGCAAATCCTTAAATCATAGAGCATATGTTGAGAGATGCCAATAGCTAGCGGAAGAAGTTACTTTTCGTACCAAGCAAATATTGGAACATGAAAGCCTGGAGGCCAAGAGGGCAAATGTTTGTACGAGTCTCTGCCAAGAGGTGCTAGGCCGGCTGGTTTAGCAGAGGTTTTAAATCTCCGGCTAAAGGTATTAAGTAGATGACCTCTAAAACAGCTACAACGGAGGCTAAATGGAGCTATAGTAGGCTATAGCCACTAATTTGTATATAAAGACAAATAGCTTCATCAGCTTTAAACAGCTATATATAGTCGGCTATTGCGCCGGCTATAGCTCCAAATTTAAAACCTTATTTAGCACATTTATTAGCACCCCCGCGGCGTGGGTTTGAGCCCTAGGTGTGGCGCACCTATTCGTTGTTTTTTGGGATTTTTTCAAGCAAGGTAAAAAACCTCCTCGCCAACCCCGCGTTCAAAATACAAGTCTATGGCCGGCTCATCTCACGGGTGTTGTGGTGCCGCTATGTATGGGTGGGACAGAGGTTCGGAGGTTTTCTCGATCTACATGAACAGAATATCTAGAGGTTGTCTAGCCACCATAGATTGAGTTTTTTTTACGAGTCTCTAGTAGGGGTAAAAAGAATCCGAAACGATTGGAAGAAGGCTCTATCTCTTTCAGTTTTCATATTCCTATGTTTAAAATGAAAATGATACAATATTGTTGAAAGTGATAACAGTACCGATACTTCGGTAATGTCAAAAATGACACTATGCGGTCGAAGCGCATAGATAAGGCAGAGCTTCGAGAGTTTTCTCGATCTACGTGAACAGAATACCCATGAGCTGTCTAGCCACTGGggatccattttttttttgtacgAGTCTTTGGTAGGGGTGAATTTCACATTTCTGTGTTTAGAACAAAAATGATACAATATTATTAAAAGTGAAAATAGTACCGATACTTCAGTAATGTTAAAAATGACACTATAGGGTTGAAAGTACATCGATACAATCGGAACTTAACAGAGCGTGGTTGTTCTTTGGTTTCTCAGGAGCATCCTTTGAAGAACCCACTTCTTTGTAACCTCAGAAGCAATGGTATAGGATATATATAGAGCTACAGTATGAATTCATATAGCCTCTACAATCCTAAGaggcaggccttgtttagttcaaacaaattttaaaaaatcgacactgtagcactttcatttgtatttgataaatattgtccaatcatatagactaactaggctcaaaagattcgtctcgtcaattctgaccaaactgtgcaattagtttttattttcgtctatatttaatactccatgcatacgtctaaagattcgatgtgacaagaaatctgaaaaattttacaaaattttttgggaactaaacaaggccgcaaTATCTAACACGGAAAATAAATATACATACCTAAAAATTTAGAACAGTCCATCAATTTAATAAATTAATAATAAACAAGTAAACACTAATAACATAAGAAAAACGATTAAACAAATAAGCTACACCCACACCTTATTGATGGCATGTAGTACttctatatataatattaataaATGGGAATCAAAGTATAAAAATGACAAAATTAAAGCTACCCTAAAAGCCCTAAAAAATAACAAAGAAAAAGCAATCGACTGAATGAACACGTAAAAGCCTCGGATAATTGAAGTTatgtaattctaaaaaaatatagGGAGGAATAAAGAATGTCatcttcaagagtttctaataCTTTTATCTCAAAAAAATTGTGCAAACCGGTCCCTTATTTATGATTTTTTGCATCAGGAACTCCGATTTTGTTTGTATACCCTTTTAAGGCCTTCCACAAGATCTTCTGTCTTATGTTTTTTCTCACCTGGAACCATGTcttttctcctttttctttcccACCCCTTCTACTTCTTAGCCTCGGACGCGGAGGAGCAGGGCGTCGGTTAAtttagttttggataattgataaaaTTTAGAGACTAATCCTAATGTGAAGTGTGTAGACATGTAAGGATGGTCCCATGCCAAGTGGTGGAGCTagagatgatgatggtgatgaccataaGATAATCAATTGCTCAacttgaaaaagaagaaagagaaaaacaaaacccgtTTGATAAAGGTAAAGGTATAACATAGAATGGATTTTGTTTTGTACTCAAGACATTATCGATGGCGTGAGTGATTTAGGATCGATAG
Protein-coding sequences here:
- the LOC8073404 gene encoding LOW QUALITY PROTEIN: 7-deoxyloganetin glucosyltransferase (The sequence of the model RefSeq protein was modified relative to this genomic sequence to represent the inferred CDS: deleted 1 base in 1 codon) translates to MGSIGADDADRRPHAVCVPFPAQGHVTPMLKLAKILHGRGFHITFVNTEFNHRRLLRSRGAGALDGLPDFRFAAIPEGLPPSDVDATQDVPSLCRATMENCLPHFTSLLAELNSSPDVPPVTCVVGDDVMSFTLEAARDIAVPCALFWTASVCGYMGYRYYRDLMEKGIFPLKDAEQLTNGFLDTPAADWAPGMSKHFRLKDFPSFMRSTDPDEFMFHFALKVTEQIAGADAVVLNTFDELEQEALDAMRAMIPPSASIHTIGPLAFLAEEIVAPGGPTDALGPTSNLWKDDVSCFDWLHGRAPRSVVYVNYGSITVMSNEELVEFAWGLANSGHDFLWIIRPDLVNGDAAVLPPEFLETIRGRGHLASWCPQEAVLRHEAVGVFLTHSGWNSTMESLCAGVPMLCWPFFAEQQTNCRYKCVEWGVAMEIGHDVRREVVEEKIREVMGGEKGKQMHRRAVEWQETGLRATRSGGRSYANLDKLVADVLLSGGGDKSS